One segment of Triticum aestivum cultivar Chinese Spring chromosome 2A, IWGSC CS RefSeq v2.1, whole genome shotgun sequence DNA contains the following:
- the LOC123186611 gene encoding probable ubiquitin-conjugating enzyme E2 23, whose product MDVAVAAPTTNFYGQDLVSFQSKLGILAPATWLSHPADELLMLGIDGLPFSKEAGDTDIALVDRSFLHVGQAVVSASDVGGQIGVVTGVTTTLDLVDRGGDATGEVIGGLPPSAVRRVRALSLGDYVVSGQGQWLGRVVEVSLDVDVVFDDGAICRVTDAESPTMQLRPAESTPGLHRQQTNVTFYPGLSVASGDPSVVFGGARWLSGHWKKRHEVGMVTKVEMAGVLVHWIVSAYGHTDEQFLHGSAPPAYQKPENLMYFCSAYECSWGVEPSPPSLTAGLATAPVDKEERSYRKQLRKPMFIRYRGRARRGYQWSAPLRTMTVSRTRTTVNVLWQDGTRQHRVPSTSLNPFDMMNEHEVFPGQYVIDARDDDFTGGSTVRRVGVVRNLNSKDHTAHVSWFKAASGGREVECDDEAVSVYDLGRDPDHSVFYGDVVVRTLSSNVSGNNARQPQVLDLSWVGRVVDLSDGHIQVKWGDDTTSVVLPHEITVASKEHYSELRAEMGDWLEEDSVDNHQESGAADVDNDPTDTRNIQGARVEDGGSSANESDGHAATRTNRLGGVIQSMIRSVVQVLARAKLLYLVNRTSSSTSDLPAAGMHNVVEVPTHVSLGGNHVDTSIEGVVTEVVFPPVIRSDETGDGDVKYAVRSGEAATGDDDTLIFPNFDVVQSPPDHHYLDTMDQGSSNGGKSWVKTVQKEWKILEDSLPDTIYVRAYEDRMDLLRAAMVGASGTPYQHGLFFFDLQLPPSYPAVPPQVYYRSFGLRLNPNLYPSGTVCLSLLNTFGGEGTEVWSPETSSILQVVVSLQALVLNGQPYYNEAGHETLVDTPEGRRNALPYSENAFLLTLRTALHLLRQPPRGFEGFVTDHFRQRGRHVLMACDAYLRGCIHADEGGMELPCSTGFRIALTNLVPRLVAAFTNMDTHG is encoded by the exons ATGGACGTTGCCGTCGCCGCACCTACAACTAATTTTTACGGGCAAGACCTCGTGAGTTTTCAGTCGAAGCTTGGCATTCTCGCTCCGGCCACCTGGCTGTCTCACCCCGCCGACGAGCTTTTAATGCTCGGCATCGACGGCTTGCCTTTCAGCAAGGAGGCTGGCGACACCGACATCGCCCTCGTCGATCGGAGCTTTCTCCATGTCGGACAGGCCGTAGTATCGGCGTCGGACGTCGGCGGCCAGATCGGCGTCGTCACCGGCGTCACCACAACGCTTGACCTCGTGGACCGTGGCGGTGACGCGACAGGGGAAGTCATCGGGGGCCTGCCGCCCTCAGCTGTGCGGCGTGTGAGGGCGCTCAGCCTCGGGGATTACGTCGTGTCTGGGCAAGGGCAGTGGCTGGGCCGCGTGGTTGAGGTGTCCCTAGACGTGGACGTCGTGTTCGACGACGGCGCTATCTGCAGGGTCACGGACGCCGAGTCACCAACCATGCAGTTAAGGCCGGCAGAGAGCACACCGGGTCTTCACCGTCAACAGACGAACGTCACCTTCTACCCCGGGCTGAGCGTCGCCTCCGGCGACCCCTCGGTCGTCTTCGGAGGGGCGCGGTGGCTAAGTGGCCACTGGAAGAAAAGGCATGAAGTGGGGATGGTGACCAAGGTGGAGATGGCCGGCGTCCTTGTCCACTGGATCGTGTCCGCCTACGGCCACACGGACGAGCAGTTCCTCCACGGGTCcgctcctccggcttaccaaaaacCTGAGAACCTAATGTATTTCTGCTCCGCGTACGAGTGCAGCTGGGGA gttgagCCATCGCCGCCATCGTTAACTGCCGGCCTAGCAACCGCTCCAGTGGACAAGGAGGAGAGATCGTACCGCAAGCAGCTGAGGAAGCCCATGTTCATACGGTATAGGGGGCGGGCACGACGAGGCTACCAGTGGTCGGCACCGCTGCGCACCATGACTGTCTCCCGCACTCGCACCACCGTCAACGTGTTGTGGCAGGACGGCACGCGACAACACAGGGTGCCGTCGACGTCCCTCAACCCCTTCGACATGATGAACGAGCACGAGGTCTTCCCCGGGCAGTATGTCATCGATGCTCGAGATGACGACTTCACCGGGGGATCAACCGTGCGGCGTGTCGGTGTCGTCAGGAACCTAAATTCCAAGGACCACACGGCACATGTGTCGTGGTTCAAGGCGGCGTCCGGAGGGCGGGAGGTGGAATGCGACGACGAGGCCGTTAGTGTGTATGATCTAGGCAGAGACCCTGACCACTCCGTTTTCTATGGGGACGTCGTGGTTCGTACACTATCATCAAACGTGAGTGGAAATAATGCACGGCAACCACAGGTGCTCGATCTTTCATGGGTTGGTCGTGTTGTTGACTTGAGTGACGGCCACATCCAAGTCAAATGGGGCGACGACACCACGTCAGTG GTATTACCCCATGAGATCACTGTTGCCAGCAAGGAACACTACAGCGAACTGCGGGCTGAAATGGGCGACTGGCTGGAGGAGGACAGCGTTGATAATCATCAAGAATCTGGTGCTGCTGATGTG GACAATGATCCAACAGATACTAGGAATATCCAAGGTGCCAGGGTTGAAGACGGTGGCAGTTCTGCTAATGAATCAGATGGCCATGCCGCTACAAGAACAAACCGGTTGGGTGGTGTCATCCAGTCCATGATCCGATCGGTGGTTCAAGTGTTGGCTCGAGCCAAGTTGTTGTATCTTGTCAACCGCACATCGTCGTCAACCTCGGATTTGCCAGCTGCGGGCATGCACAATGTTGTTGAAGTGCCTACGCATGTATCCTTGGGTGGTAATCACGTAGATACTAGCATCGAGGGCGTTGTCACGGAGGTCGTCTTTCCTCCAGTGATAAGAAGCGATGAGACTGGCGACGGTGATGTCAAGTATGCGGTGAGGTCGGGAGAAGCCGCCACTGGTGATGATGACACGTTAATATTCCCAAACTTTGACGTAGTGCAGAGTCCTCCGGACCACCATTACCTTGACACCATGGACCAG GGCAGCAGTAACGGAGGAAAAAGCTGGGTTAAGACGGTTCAGAAGGAGTGGAAAATACTCGAGGATAGCTTACCAG ATACAATCTACGTGCGGGCATACGAGGACCGGATGGACCTGCTCCGGGCGGCCATGGTGGGCGCCAGCGGGACGCCGTACCAGCATGGGCTCTTCTTCTTCGACCTGCAGCTGCCGCCCTCCTACCCCGCCGTGCCACCCCAGGTGTATTATCGCTCCTTCGGCCTCCGCCTGAACCCAAACCTATACCCCTCCGGCACAGTGTGCCTCAGTCTGCTAAACACCTTCGGCGGCGAGGGCACCGAGGTCTGGTCGCCGGAGACGTCAAGCATCCTCCAGGTTGTCGTCTCCCTCCAGGCGCTCGTCCTCAACGGCCAGCCTTACTACAACGAGGCCGGCCACGAGACATTGGTCGACACGCCGGAGGGCCGCCGCAATGCACTGCCCTACAGCGAGAATGCCTTTCTGCTTACTCTCCGAACCGCGCTGCACCTGCTTCGTCAGCCGCCGCGAGGCTTCGAAGGGTTCGTCACGGACCACTTCCGCCAGCGGGGGAGGCACGTGCTCATGGCGTGCGACGCGTACCTGCGGGGATGCATTCATGCCGATGAAGGGGGCATGGAGCTGCCTTGCTCCACTGGCTTCAGGATCGCGCTTACCAACTTGGTGCCGAGACTCGTGGCCGCCTTCACAAACATGGACACTCATGGGTAG
- the LOC123186612 gene encoding uncharacterized protein, with amino-acid sequence MEEIPTVSGGRREGGRRSSAKPRGFKTGTRKLRLCIRDERGIRICDDEGAAMLRTTPLGREVAFREDLRAATVVYYHLKSMGMFKWKAYKKQRKTIRGLIRTIHQAATRYKDRRLDAGFFYLVPREEDLTVEVRSHLYHMPLREAVRRCRLQLEKRRDVLENKSKAASSSQGQAQVSDAGTAGWLSPAARFMLWTTLSSVVLGCIIVRI; translated from the exons ATGGAAGAGATCCCCACCGTCAGCGGTGGCCGTAG AGAAGGAGGACGACGCAGCAGCGCCAAGCCAAGAGGATTCAAGACGGGGACAAGGAAGCTCCGGCTGTGCATCCGCGACGAGCGCGGCATCAGGATATGCGATGACGAGGGCGCCGCCATGCTGCGGACCACGCCGCTAGGGCGCGAGGTAGCGTTCAGGGAGGACCTGCGGGCGGCGACGGTCGTCTACTACCATCTCAAGAGTATGGGCATGTTCAAGTGGAAGGCCTACAAAAAGCAGCGGAAAACCATCCGGGGCCTCATCAGGACCATCCACCAGGCAGCCACGCGGTACAAGGACCGCCGCCTGGACGCCGGCTTCTTCTACCTGGTGCCGAGAGAGGAGGACCTCACCGTCGAGGTCCGCAGCCACTTGTACCACATGCCGCTCCGGGAAGCGGTGCGGAGGTGCCGGCTGCAGCTCGAAAAGAGAAGAGACGTTCTTGAAAACAAGAGCAAGGCCGCTTCTTCTTCTCAGGGTCAGGCTCAGGTATCCGATGCCGGCACTGCGGGATGGCTCTCGCCCGCTGCTAGATTCATGTTGTGGACGACGCTGTCGTCCGTGGTTCTAGGTTGTATCATTGTCCGTATCTGA